A part of Melittangium boletus DSM 14713 genomic DNA contains:
- a CDS encoding AHH domain-containing protein yields the protein MAPRLTGALLLLALLSACGATRVVRVDLGQDQSIIHIPRTDETKPVELGADEFSEAIVKEVRRTSPSSNPERAARELFNVPPRSGWYGYTQRQGVVPLDGPHQASQWAGVDIRVTQEYLRFCAAIRKPGDCRRALLESPVLTGDGRYALAMSFALDAVLPEMMEAFKDMADPEVIKASILWTMTLYAAMWMAPEPVFSKGLASVVTASFICYVGVDTFWTLIQGWRRLVEVADLATSFSELRVAGERYGKVMGKNAARAFALLLTAAIGQTASSFSAKVPTLPGSAQASVVAGAQAGIHLTEVAQVEAVTVTADAVTIALAPNAVASTAQIVRGAVSSPVDADGPEHHIATDKWTEATHSGGPWTPRFKRLFDRAGMSLDDTANKVRVKGHKGPHPEEYHQEVYRRLNDAVEDCSGMRQCREALTAELKQLAQDIAAEGSRLNKLVTRTP from the coding sequence ATGGCACCTCGGTTGACTGGTGCGCTCCTGCTGTTGGCTTTGCTGTCAGCGTGTGGTGCCACGCGCGTCGTGCGCGTCGACCTGGGCCAGGACCAATCCATCATCCATATCCCCCGTACAGACGAAACCAAGCCGGTGGAATTGGGTGCGGATGAGTTCTCGGAGGCCATCGTAAAGGAGGTCCGGCGGACGAGTCCCTCCTCCAATCCCGAGAGGGCCGCGCGGGAGTTGTTCAACGTTCCACCGCGCAGTGGCTGGTACGGGTACACCCAGCGCCAAGGTGTCGTTCCCCTGGACGGGCCGCATCAGGCTTCGCAGTGGGCCGGGGTGGATATACGCGTGACCCAGGAATACCTGCGGTTCTGCGCGGCCATTCGGAAGCCGGGAGATTGCCGCAGGGCGCTGCTGGAGAGCCCTGTCCTCACCGGGGATGGCCGCTACGCCCTCGCCATGTCCTTCGCTCTCGACGCAGTCCTCCCCGAGATGATGGAAGCATTCAAGGACATGGCCGATCCCGAGGTCATCAAGGCGTCCATTCTTTGGACAATGACCCTCTACGCCGCGATGTGGATGGCTCCGGAACCCGTGTTCTCCAAGGGGCTGGCGAGCGTCGTGACGGCCAGTTTCATCTGCTACGTCGGGGTGGACACGTTCTGGACGCTCATCCAAGGCTGGAGGCGGCTGGTGGAGGTCGCGGACCTCGCCACGTCCTTCTCGGAACTCCGAGTGGCCGGCGAGAGGTACGGCAAGGTGATGGGGAAGAACGCGGCGCGAGCGTTCGCCCTGCTGCTCACCGCGGCCATTGGCCAGACGGCCTCCAGTTTTTCGGCCAAGGTGCCCACACTGCCAGGCTCGGCACAGGCGTCAGTGGTGGCGGGGGCACAAGCGGGAATCCACCTGACGGAAGTAGCGCAGGTGGAAGCCGTGACCGTGACCGCTGACGCGGTCACCATTGCCCTCGCTCCTAATGCGGTCGCCTCGACGGCCCAGATCGTGCGCGGCGCGGTTTCCAGTCCAGTGGATGCGGATGGGCCTGAGCACCACATCGCCACCGACAAGTGGACCGAAGCCACTCACAGCGGCGGTCCATGGACTCCCAGATTCAAGAGGCTCTTCGACCGGGCAGGTATGTCACTGGACGACACCGCCAACAAGGTGCGCGTCAAGGGACACAAGGGTCCCCATCCCGAGGAGTACCATCAGGAGGTCTACCGACGGTTGAACGATGCGGTGGAAGACTGTAGCGGCATGAGGCAGTGTCGTGAGGCGCTCACTGCGGAACTCAAGCAGCTGGCGCAGGACATCGCCGCTGAGGGTTCTCGCCTCAACAAGCTGGTCACTCGAACTCCATGA